In a genomic window of Nostoc sp. UHCC 0870:
- a CDS encoding ARPP-2 domain-containing protein — MAQKKRLLTDISLKGLEIAPSQIRGAVRIVPLIRQNIRNDLRLMRRSYQEDITVVGLEGRLTEPGIKYFSYVPHSLVMSWTDDGSPVAVCGGQILKSDGKRQEYGCASVRLMHRMAKRESANQLRFLPLHLAMEGFLSLFFSGLTIAWSEYSKYALSHGLGSRYETSVSGRYIAGLEDALRVFEIHERQVGVLVFVAESLASAFLVPTPEDYRALHTSLLEDFYGELIYQYSLLYDTTWPMETNIDDSKINSLADLGEAIAKMREDWASFQGFMAEGLLQRQLNSQIVYTSGSFLLQRFITDLQPKHENYIGEAIIRESGELEYLKTYRLSEAQIRRAYLLSKLAEQNWNLEATAKALSQTTEDFIARLESAGFGYLLNQAVRDAALKKNKKSCR, encoded by the coding sequence ATGGCACAGAAGAAAAGATTATTAACAGATATCTCGCTGAAAGGATTAGAAATTGCCCCCTCACAAATCAGAGGCGCAGTCCGTATTGTCCCACTAATTCGGCAGAATATACGTAATGATTTGCGCTTAATGCGTCGTTCCTACCAAGAGGATATAACAGTTGTCGGACTGGAAGGAAGACTCACAGAACCCGGGATCAAATATTTTTCTTATGTTCCCCACAGCTTAGTCATGTCGTGGACTGATGATGGTAGTCCTGTAGCAGTCTGTGGCGGACAAATACTTAAGTCCGATGGTAAACGCCAAGAATATGGTTGTGCAAGCGTGCGTTTAATGCACCGCATGGCCAAACGAGAGTCAGCTAACCAACTGAGATTTTTGCCCTTGCACCTAGCAATGGAAGGTTTTTTATCGCTGTTTTTCTCAGGGCTGACAATTGCTTGGAGTGAATATTCTAAATATGCACTTTCTCATGGATTGGGTTCGCGTTACGAAACTTCCGTGAGTGGACGTTACATTGCTGGCTTGGAAGATGCTTTACGCGTATTTGAAATTCATGAAAGACAAGTTGGGGTGTTAGTCTTCGTTGCTGAATCATTAGCATCAGCTTTTTTAGTTCCCACCCCAGAAGACTATCGCGCCTTGCATACCAGCCTTTTAGAAGACTTTTATGGTGAATTAATTTACCAGTACAGCTTACTTTACGATACAACCTGGCCTATGGAGACCAATATAGATGACTCCAAGATTAATAGTTTGGCAGATTTGGGAGAAGCGATCGCTAAAATGCGAGAGGACTGGGCATCCTTCCAAGGCTTCATGGCAGAGGGATTACTACAACGTCAGTTAAATTCTCAGATAGTGTACACATCTGGCTCTTTTCTGCTGCAAAGGTTCATCACCGACTTACAACCCAAACACGAAAACTATATTGGTGAAGCAATCATCCGTGAATCAGGAGAACTAGAATATCTCAAAACTTACCGCCTATCAGAAGCACAAATTCGCCGAGCCTACCTATTGAGCAAATTAGCCGAACAAAACTGGAATCTCGAAGCAACCGCCAAAGCACTCTCACAAACTACCGAGGACTTCATTGCTCGTCTAGAATCTGCTGGTTTTGGATACCTGCTAAATCAAGCAGTTCGTGATGCTGCACTCAAAAAAAACAAAAAATCATGTAGATGA
- a CDS encoding alr0857 family protein, whose translation MLKLTYTENSVYLEYLNESLPDWVSKRVMLALRSATKLYIEPTTATFLIATESSLIPDLEQLSQEHPIEICPCDTSSAEVILKGIWLTSDIESETGIFLTTLSQSTELLLQHLSKTQQRLTTALVN comes from the coding sequence ATGTTAAAACTAACTTACACAGAAAACAGCGTTTACCTAGAATATCTCAACGAATCTTTGCCGGATTGGGTAAGCAAAAGAGTTATGTTAGCTCTGCGTTCTGCTACAAAACTTTACATTGAACCCACCACAGCGACATTTCTAATTGCAACGGAATCATCTCTCATACCCGACTTAGAACAACTATCTCAAGAACATCCCATAGAAATTTGCCCTTGTGACACGTCCTCAGCCGAAGTTATTCTCAAAGGCATTTGGTTAACATCCGATATAGAAAGCGAAACAGGAATTTTTTTGACAACCTTGAGCCAATCTACCGAATTACTTCTCCAGCATCTCTCCAAAACCCAGCAACGATTAACTACAGCCTTAGTGAATTAA
- a CDS encoding HEAT repeat domain-containing protein gives MARPSYGAEAKRRSRHLLGLLLTYANDAMDCDESALDALRPQIQTRWQSDYRLVVRTKVRFLQSLTALIPGDVELNAAQIKESLKRFADFLEILEDNRPSRGGSETWHFTLNLWHKRQDITANLQQFDREWERRRPEKSQQVAARKEICIENTSSLLLDWQQICRADLEVNNIKRLTTNPLTIADGVSFELDQVYVSLGLVEQKQRSHYHHDVTPQEGSRLYEPEDTEVTQTFDHEEFLQQVIQAKQSKRIAIIGEPGAGKTTLLQKIATWVVENTTDLPIWISLADLQGKSLEQYLIQNWLPSATRKLRVSAEIEEEFCQQFNQGKVWLLLDAVDEMAIASTLALAKIASYLKGWITDATVILTCRRNVWDAGKNVLESFDTYCNLHFTYGDSHTPDRVSQFIRQWFRADSTIGEKLRFELEQPKRRRIRDAVKNPLRLALLCRIWGLGKGKFPTTKAMLYEQFVEAIYEWKQDRFPTTLGQRQQLNQALGQLALLAITQEKTKFRLKHSFLCQVLGNPDDGLFQLALKLGWLNQVGISENLTEKVYAFYHPTFQEYFAAQFVTNWRFFLNLQIESSEDFSLDIENNYRIFEPQWREVILLWLGRNDIPQADKAAFIAALINFEDQCGGFYSYQAYFLAAQGIAEFGDYHNADNIIQQLIKWRFGYFDTQKQKWWRYPPPIVEGARVALLKTDRVKAIAALEQFIQSCQNEFDSWNAAYSLGRTFDPGNKIAIATLENLVKTVRHESIRWQAAYSLGRIDPNNSIAIAALVQVIDSTKNEATRRKAAYSLGKFDRGSVFAISTLETIAALSKDKSQQKQAVENLMVLRRSELTPKKDSQHLPKYQAISSHYSAKTTALIKGITSCDDENIQRRRAYKLAQFDPGNDLALTTLLTLLKSSKSKSLSKRAGDNIKETILYKQLPKVIGALNEYFVDGSQEQNLQLYCDAYKLIWYCAENMSYQEFYQAWHRSY, from the coding sequence ATGGCAAGACCGAGTTATGGAGCAGAAGCAAAAAGGCGATCGCGGCATTTATTAGGGTTGCTGTTGACTTATGCTAATGATGCAATGGACTGCGATGAATCAGCTTTAGATGCTTTGCGTCCTCAGATTCAAACTCGTTGGCAAAGTGATTATCGTCTAGTTGTCAGAACCAAGGTGCGATTTCTCCAGTCACTAACAGCTTTAATTCCTGGTGATGTGGAATTAAATGCAGCACAAATTAAGGAATCCTTGAAGCGGTTTGCTGATTTTTTGGAGATTTTAGAGGATAATCGTCCATCTCGTGGAGGTTCGGAAACCTGGCACTTTACCCTCAATTTGTGGCATAAACGCCAAGATATCACAGCTAACTTACAACAATTTGATCGGGAGTGGGAACGTCGTCGTCCAGAAAAGTCTCAGCAAGTAGCAGCAAGAAAAGAGATATGTATTGAAAACACTTCTTCTTTACTTCTAGATTGGCAACAAATTTGTCGTGCTGATTTAGAAGTCAATAATATTAAACGCCTCACAACTAATCCTCTCACGATCGCTGATGGTGTCAGTTTTGAATTGGATCAAGTTTATGTGTCTTTGGGATTGGTGGAACAAAAACAGCGATCGCATTATCATCATGATGTCACTCCACAAGAAGGTTCTCGTTTATACGAACCAGAAGATACGGAAGTTACTCAAACTTTTGACCATGAGGAATTTTTGCAACAGGTCATACAAGCAAAACAAAGCAAACGGATTGCCATTATTGGCGAACCAGGAGCAGGAAAAACTACTTTACTGCAAAAAATCGCTACTTGGGTAGTAGAAAATACCACAGACTTGCCGATTTGGATTTCTTTAGCAGACTTACAGGGTAAAAGTTTAGAACAGTATTTAATTCAAAATTGGCTACCTTCAGCTACTCGAAAGTTACGTGTTTCCGCAGAGATAGAAGAGGAATTTTGCCAACAGTTTAATCAGGGAAAGGTATGGTTATTATTGGATGCGGTAGATGAAATGGCGATCGCATCTACCTTGGCTTTAGCAAAAATCGCTAGTTATCTCAAAGGTTGGATCACAGATGCTACAGTGATTTTGACTTGTCGCCGGAATGTTTGGGATGCAGGGAAGAATGTTTTAGAAAGTTTTGACACCTATTGCAACTTACATTTTACTTACGGTGATAGTCATACACCAGACCGGGTAAGTCAATTTATTCGGCAATGGTTTCGTGCAGATTCAACTATAGGCGAAAAACTACGATTTGAGTTAGAGCAACCCAAAAGGCGACGAATTAGAGACGCAGTTAAAAATCCTTTACGGTTAGCTTTGCTGTGTCGTATTTGGGGATTAGGAAAAGGAAAATTCCCTACTACTAAAGCTATGTTATATGAGCAATTTGTTGAGGCAATTTATGAGTGGAAACAAGACCGCTTTCCGACAACTTTAGGTCAGAGACAACAATTAAATCAAGCATTGGGACAATTAGCACTATTGGCTATTACTCAAGAGAAAACTAAATTTCGCTTAAAACATAGCTTTTTATGTCAAGTGTTAGGTAATCCTGATGATGGATTATTTCAATTAGCTTTGAAATTGGGTTGGCTAAATCAAGTTGGGATTTCAGAAAATTTAACAGAAAAAGTTTATGCGTTTTATCATCCAACTTTTCAGGAATATTTTGCTGCCCAATTTGTAACAAATTGGCGGTTTTTTTTGAATTTGCAAATAGAGAGTAGTGAAGATTTTTCACTAGATATAGAAAACAATTATCGTATTTTTGAACCACAATGGCGGGAAGTAATTTTACTATGGCTAGGTAGAAACGATATACCACAAGCTGATAAAGCAGCATTTATTGCAGCTTTAATTAACTTTGAGGATCAATGTGGTGGATTTTATAGTTATCAAGCCTACTTTTTAGCAGCGCAAGGTATAGCAGAGTTTGGAGATTATCACAATGCTGATAATATTATTCAGCAATTAATTAAGTGGCGTTTTGGCTATTTTGATACTCAGAAACAAAAGTGGTGGAGATATCCGCCGCCAATTGTGGAAGGTGCGCGGGTAGCATTACTCAAAACTGATCGTGTAAAGGCGATCGCAGCCCTAGAGCAATTTATTCAATCATGTCAAAATGAGTTTGATAGCTGGAATGCTGCTTACAGTCTGGGTAGAACTTTTGACCCTGGAAATAAAATTGCGATCGCAACACTGGAAAATTTAGTTAAAACAGTCCGTCATGAATCTATCCGTTGGCAGGCTGCATATAGCTTGGGTAGAATAGACCCTAATAACTCTATTGCGATCGCTGCCTTAGTACAAGTAATTGACTCCACTAAAAATGAAGCCACACGCCGCAAAGCGGCTTATTCTTTAGGAAAATTCGATAGGGGTAGTGTGTTTGCTATTTCTACTTTAGAAACAATAGCTGCATTAAGTAAAGATAAGTCACAACAAAAACAAGCTGTAGAAAATTTAATGGTCTTACGGCGTAGTGAACTTACACCTAAAAAAGACAGTCAGCATCTACCAAAATATCAAGCTATATCTTCTCATTATTCTGCCAAAACAACAGCATTAATTAAAGGTATTACATCCTGTGATGATGAAAATATTCAAAGACGCAGAGCTTATAAATTAGCACAATTTGATCCAGGTAATGATCTAGCACTGACAACTTTATTAACACTGCTAAAATCAAGTAAAAGTAAGTCTTTAAGCAAACGAGCAGGAGATAATATCAAGGAAACTATTCTTTATAAACAGCTTCCAAAGGTAATTGGAGCTTTAAATGAATATTTTGTTGATGGGTCACAAGAACAAAATTTACAATTATATTGTGATGCCTATAAACTAATTTGGTACTGTGCAGAAAATATGAGTTATCAAGAGTTCTATCAAGCTTGGCATAGGAGTTACTAA
- the tgt gene encoding tRNA guanosine(34) transglycosylase Tgt, whose amino-acid sequence MSAIFDFQSLARCSQTKARAGVFFTPHGVVETPRFMPVGTLANVKTVTPAQLKETGAQMVLSNTYHLHLQPGEAIVAGGGGLHKFMGWDGPMLTDSGGFQVFSLSEMRKITEEGVTFRSPHDGRIIKLTPERSIEIQNILGADVIMAFDECPPYPATRQEVEAATERTYRWLERCTVAHQRSDQALFGIVQGGVYLDLRAKAAHALTQLDLPGYAIGGVSVGEPPEMMAQIVQATAPLLPPEKPRYLMGVGTYREMVIAIASGIDLFDCVIPTRWARHGTAMVKGERWNLKNAKFRDDFTPLDETCPCYACQNFSRAYISHLVRSQEILAYTLLSIHNITELIRFTQKIREAILSDRFMAEFGHWLNSSDNGESAIENEE is encoded by the coding sequence TTGAGTGCCATATTTGATTTTCAGTCTCTGGCTCGTTGTAGCCAGACCAAAGCCAGAGCAGGTGTATTTTTTACCCCTCATGGTGTTGTAGAAACTCCCCGTTTTATGCCTGTGGGAACGCTGGCTAATGTGAAAACTGTTACCCCAGCCCAATTAAAAGAAACTGGGGCGCAGATGGTTTTATCTAATACCTATCATCTCCACCTCCAACCAGGGGAAGCAATTGTTGCTGGTGGAGGCGGTTTGCATAAGTTTATGGGCTGGGATGGCCCAATGCTGACTGATTCTGGTGGGTTTCAAGTATTCAGCTTAAGTGAAATGCGGAAAATTACAGAAGAGGGGGTAACTTTTCGCTCTCCTCATGATGGGCGAATTATTAAGTTAACGCCAGAACGCTCGATAGAAATCCAGAATATTCTGGGGGCTGATGTCATCATGGCCTTTGATGAATGTCCACCCTACCCAGCTACTCGCCAGGAAGTAGAAGCTGCGACTGAGCGTACTTACCGTTGGCTAGAACGTTGCACTGTCGCTCATCAGCGTAGTGATCAGGCATTGTTTGGTATTGTGCAAGGAGGTGTATATTTAGATTTACGTGCCAAAGCTGCTCATGCTTTAACTCAGCTAGATTTACCTGGGTACGCTATTGGCGGTGTGAGTGTGGGAGAACCACCAGAAATGATGGCGCAAATTGTCCAAGCTACCGCGCCCTTGTTACCACCAGAAAAGCCGCGTTATTTGATGGGTGTGGGGACGTATAGGGAAATGGTAATTGCGATCGCCTCTGGTATAGACTTATTTGATTGCGTGATTCCTACCCGTTGGGCTAGACACGGCACAGCAATGGTCAAAGGTGAACGTTGGAATTTAAAAAATGCAAAATTTCGTGACGATTTTACGCCACTAGATGAAACTTGCCCTTGTTATGCGTGTCAAAATTTCAGCCGTGCTTATATTTCCCATTTAGTGCGATCGCAGGAAATTTTAGCTTATACCTTATTGAGCATTCATAATATTACTGAACTGATTCGTTTTACCCAAAAAATTCGTGAAGCTATATTAAGCGATCGCTTCATGGCAGAATTTGGTCATTGGCTCAATTCATCAGACAATGGGGAATCGGCAATAGAGAATGAGGAATAG